Proteins co-encoded in one Chitinophagales bacterium genomic window:
- a CDS encoding VWA domain-containing protein, whose product MAKREINVFNVSFLDLLSGALGAVLILFIVIPKLTGDIKIKLQELEQIQELKVDIQKIENMMIQLKESVPEDTFKELESRMDKLGKTIVALEAEIKSVQSKLAECDAQRTKLRDQVKTLKEQVVNLEDRLKNNDKIVQQLQSEIEELRKQLEQVKKEKQALEQQVTTLEGTVSEKDGVIKTQQTTVDDLTENNEALKKELEKAKNEAQSAKAEVDKQKQQLKECQAKLGLDVGDNVVFVVDISGSMDDDPEPQKLDEVKAGIKMMVATMDETTSVDIVIYPKSADERYGYKYGRLQPVTEDTKYDIYRYLATLRAYGCTPTREVMDFVFDSPNYKNANTIILMSDGLPTVRTTATTCDELTNTSEIENYITSKNGGSKVINCIGVGSDFRQRNSNDLKVKFMQNLAKKNNGFYIGF is encoded by the coding sequence ATGGCGAAGCGAGAAATCAATGTTTTTAATGTTTCTTTTTTAGACCTACTCTCTGGAGCTTTGGGCGCAGTTTTGATTTTGTTTATTGTTATTCCAAAACTTACTGGGGATATTAAAATAAAATTGCAGGAACTAGAGCAAATTCAAGAACTAAAAGTTGATATTCAGAAAATAGAAAATATGATGATTCAACTCAAAGAATCTGTGCCAGAAGATACCTTCAAGGAATTGGAAAGCAGAATGGATAAACTGGGGAAAACCATCGTGGCACTTGAAGCAGAAATCAAAAGTGTGCAGAGTAAATTGGCAGAGTGTGATGCCCAACGTACCAAACTGCGAGATCAGGTGAAAACATTGAAGGAACAGGTTGTCAATTTGGAGGATCGGCTCAAAAACAATGACAAAATTGTGCAGCAACTTCAAAGTGAAATTGAAGAATTGCGGAAACAGTTGGAGCAGGTAAAAAAAGAAAAACAGGCATTGGAGCAGCAAGTGACAACATTGGAGGGTACGGTTTCTGAAAAAGATGGGGTTATCAAAACACAACAAACTACCGTTGACGACCTTACTGAGAACAATGAAGCCTTGAAAAAGGAACTCGAAAAAGCCAAAAATGAAGCCCAATCTGCAAAAGCGGAAGTGGACAAACAAAAACAACAATTGAAGGAATGTCAAGCAAAATTGGGTTTGGATGTGGGTGACAATGTGGTGTTTGTAGTCGATATTTCGGGTAGTATGGACGATGATCCTGAACCTCAAAAACTCGATGAAGTGAAGGCGGGTATCAAAATGATGGTGGCTACAATGGACGAAACGACAAGCGTTGACATCGTGATTTACCCCAAAAGTGCCGACGAACGATATGGCTACAAATATGGTCGTTTGCAGCCCGTAACGGAAGATACCAAATACGACATTTACCGCTATTTAGCCACACTTCGTGCCTATGGTTGTACACCTACTAGAGAGGTTATGGATTTTGTGTTTGATTCTCCCAACTATAAAAATGCCAATACCATCATCTTGATGTCGGATGGTTTGCCAACTGTTCGTACTACTGCAACAACTTGTGATGAATTGACAAATACCAGCGAGATTGAAAACTATATTACCAGTAAAAATGGTGGTTCTAAAGTCATTAACTGTATTGGAGTGGGTTCAGATTTTCGTCAGCGAAATAGCAATGATTTGAAAGTGAAGTTCATGCAAAATTTGGCGAAGAAAAATAATGGATTCTATATTGGTTTCTAA
- a CDS encoding acyl-CoA dehydrogenase → MASKYIDMNTLRYLLYEVHNTNDLFQHEYFQDYDKESVDMFLDAVKDYSDQELYPCFREMDEDPSRYDDGGIYVIPQLKNILEKGAEMGFVGSHFDYDEGGVRQPGILYTAVHYIMDCANNNITAYFSLPAGAANLIRAFGTQELKDRFMPNMMEGKWGGTMCLTEPQAGSSLSDVTTTAYPNEDGSYQIKGQKIFITAGDHPYFENFVHLVLARIEGAPLGTKGISLFAVPKFRVGENGELESNDVITAGDFQKVGQRGLCTTHLVFGEKNNSKGWLVGNANQGLKHMFQMMNEARIGVGRGAAAIANAAYYASLQYANERPQGRRLQRGGVKDVQQEQTLIINHPDVRRMLLLQKAIAEGSLSLVLEASIYQDWEHVKPEEAEKYHLLLELLTPIVKTYPAEKGQEATKNGLQILGGYGFCSEFVLQQYARDIRIYSLYEGTTGIQSQDLLGRKMMMKGGQALQLLAQEMMQTIEAANTYDELKPYASILGKKLALTQKVLQFLGGFAQKGDFERFLSDATLFMDFFGTITIGWQWLKMAAAAKQALVTGSMEQTMEFYESKIHTMKFFYKYEMSKTSALADILMDEEVLTIVGEKELIA, encoded by the coding sequence ATGGCAAGCAAGTATATAGACATGAACACACTTCGGTATTTGCTCTATGAAGTACACAATACGAATGATTTGTTTCAGCATGAATATTTCCAAGACTATGATAAAGAGAGCGTAGATATGTTTTTGGATGCGGTGAAGGACTATTCTGATCAAGAATTGTATCCTTGTTTTAGAGAAATGGATGAAGATCCTTCCCGTTACGATGATGGCGGCATTTACGTCATTCCTCAGTTGAAGAACATTCTCGAAAAAGGGGCAGAAATGGGTTTTGTGGGTTCTCACTTTGACTACGACGAAGGAGGTGTTCGTCAGCCAGGGATACTTTATACGGCGGTTCACTATATCATGGACTGCGCCAACAACAATATCACCGCCTATTTTTCGCTTCCTGCAGGTGCTGCCAATCTGATTCGTGCATTTGGAACACAAGAATTGAAAGACCGATTTATGCCCAATATGATGGAGGGCAAATGGGGCGGTACGATGTGTCTGACCGAACCGCAGGCGGGTAGTTCCCTTTCCGATGTCACAACTACCGCTTACCCCAATGAAGATGGTAGCTATCAAATCAAGGGACAAAAAATCTTCATTACGGCAGGCGATCATCCCTATTTCGAAAATTTTGTGCATTTGGTCTTGGCACGCATTGAAGGTGCACCTCTCGGCACAAAAGGAATTTCCCTTTTTGCAGTACCCAAATTTAGAGTGGGCGAAAACGGTGAACTGGAGTCCAATGATGTCATTACGGCAGGTGATTTTCAGAAAGTAGGTCAGCGAGGATTGTGTACGACTCATTTAGTGTTTGGGGAAAAAAACAACAGCAAGGGTTGGCTGGTCGGCAATGCCAATCAAGGTTTGAAGCACATGTTTCAGATGATGAATGAGGCGAGAATCGGAGTAGGTAGGGGAGCGGCTGCCATTGCAAATGCGGCTTATTATGCCTCGCTTCAATATGCCAATGAGCGTCCACAAGGTCGTCGTTTGCAGCGAGGAGGGGTAAAAGATGTTCAACAAGAACAAACGCTAATTATCAATCACCCCGATGTACGTCGTATGTTGTTGCTCCAAAAAGCGATTGCAGAAGGTAGTTTGAGTTTGGTTTTGGAAGCTTCAATTTACCAAGATTGGGAACACGTCAAACCCGAAGAAGCCGAAAAATACCATCTGTTGTTGGAATTGCTTACGCCAATTGTCAAAACTTATCCTGCCGAAAAAGGGCAAGAAGCGACCAAGAATGGACTGCAAATTTTGGGAGGATATGGCTTCTGCTCCGAATTTGTGCTCCAACAATATGCTCGTGACATCCGTATTTATTCCTTGTATGAAGGTACTACGGGTATTCAATCACAGGATTTGTTGGGTAGAAAAATGATGATGAAAGGTGGACAAGCCCTTCAATTGTTGGCGCAAGAAATGATGCAAACCATTGAAGCAGCAAACACATACGATGAATTGAAACCCTATGCGTCTATTCTGGGAAAAAAACTGGCATTGACGCAAAAGGTACTTCAATTTTTAGGTGGTTTTGCTCAAAAAGGTGATTTTGAACGCTTTTTGTCGGATGCTACACTTTTCATGGATTTCTTTGGTACGATTACTATTGGTTGGCAATGGCTCAAAATGGCTGCTGCTGCAAAACAGGCTTTGGTGACAGGTAGTATGGAGCAGACGATGGAATTTTATGAGAGTAAAATCCACACCATGAAGTTTTTCTATAAATACGAAATGTCTAAAACATCGGCACTTGCAGATATTTTGATGGATGAAGAAGTATTGACGATTGTAGGGGAGAAGGAGTTGATTGCTTAG